In the Rhodothermaceae bacterium genome, one interval contains:
- a CDS encoding ABC transporter permease, with translation MREVKKILAEVGAIATFSGMVFRQLFQRPFEGRELIRQMDETGSKSLVLVLVTGCSIGIVLSMQSRGTLARFGAEAVLPSMLALSVVKEIGPVITSLVLAGRLGAGIAAELGSMRVTEQIDALEVSALQPFKYLVITRVLACVVMFPLLTIACDIVALLGGYAESLLSSDLDYRLFIDQAFSSLRMSDVLFSTAKTSVFGFLVSIVGCYSGYHVRGGTREVGQAAMRAVVIGSLLVLLADVMMVRLSLILFGG, from the coding sequence ATGCGTGAAGTGAAGAAAATACTTGCAGAAGTGGGCGCAATTGCAACCTTTTCCGGGATGGTGTTCCGGCAGCTGTTTCAGCGTCCGTTTGAGGGACGGGAGCTGATCCGGCAAATGGATGAGACCGGATCGAAAAGCCTCGTTCTCGTTTTGGTCACAGGCTGCTCTATCGGGATTGTGTTGTCCATGCAAAGTCGCGGCACCCTCGCACGGTTCGGTGCGGAAGCGGTACTGCCGAGTATGTTGGCACTGTCGGTGGTCAAAGAGATTGGTCCGGTCATTACCTCGTTGGTGCTGGCCGGGCGATTGGGGGCGGGAATCGCTGCAGAACTGGGGTCCATGCGTGTCACGGAGCAGATTGACGCGTTGGAGGTCTCTGCCTTACAACCCTTCAAATATCTTGTCATTACCCGTGTTCTTGCATGTGTGGTGATGTTTCCGCTTTTGACCATTGCCTGTGATATTGTCGCGCTTTTAGGTGGATATGCAGAGTCGCTCTTGTCAAGCGATCTGGATTATCGCCTGTTTATTGATCAGGCTTTTTCGAGTCTTCGTATGTCGGATGTGCTTTTCTCAACCGCGAAAACTAGTGTCTTTGGGTTTTTAGTCTCCATCGTTGGTTGTTATTCGGGATATCATGTTCGAGGCGGGACACGCGAAGTAGGGCAGGCTGCAATGCGTGCAGTCGTAATCGGGTCACTGCTTGTTCTTTTAGCGGATGTCATGATGGTCCGTCTTTCACTGATTCTTTTTGGAGGCTGA
- a CDS encoding acyl carrier protein — protein MATVEQRFRSLLEKQLRISDPGALNSTLSDLGVNSVDALAFCKAVINEFGVDITPEDVANLKSLQAAIDFIDAAL, from the coding sequence ATGGCTACAGTTGAACAACGTTTCAGATCTCTTTTAGAGAAGCAGCTTCGTATAAGTGATCCCGGAGCATTAAATTCCACGCTTTCGGACCTTGGGGTTAACTCCGTAGATGCACTTGCCTTTTGTAAGGCAGTGATTAATGAATTCGGGGTGGATATCACGCCCGAAGACGTAGCAAATCTCAAGAGTTTACAGGCGGCTATTGATTTCATTGATGCCGCCCTGTAG
- a CDS encoding alpha/beta hydrolase has translation MLYFWRRSFAARVIEAAYAPPSTFLDHFSGMVSEQGSKGAGDSKVWVVPKPNAVNEVPMHDGASVVIRRHGNPEGPRLILSHGNGLAIDLYFPFWSLFLDDFDVIVFDLRNHGWNPVGDFKNHTLPSFAQDFDPIISAIDRHYGTKPSVGIFHSVSALAALQPFCKPDLFSALVLYDPPLCKGGRGYAEFEAAANRLSELTRMRTNKFATKDSLAEILPYLPSFQRVVPGVYELLAETTLRESKDDKGYELCCPPKYEARIMEFSGNFAVLVDFEHIRCPVKVLGADPTLPYSYLPTFDLGYVVKIDYDFLPESTHLLQLEQPEKCAEAVVEFLKAHNLMS, from the coding sequence TTGCTGTATTTTTGGCGGAGGAGTTTTGCGGCTCGTGTAATAGAAGCTGCATACGCTCCTCCGTCTACGTTTCTTGATCATTTTTCGGGAATGGTGTCGGAGCAGGGATCTAAAGGTGCGGGCGACAGCAAGGTTTGGGTAGTGCCCAAGCCTAACGCAGTTAATGAGGTACCTATGCATGACGGTGCCTCAGTGGTGATTCGGCGTCACGGGAATCCAGAGGGTCCGCGCTTGATTTTAAGCCACGGGAATGGTCTCGCGATTGACCTCTATTTTCCCTTCTGGTCGCTGTTTCTTGATGACTTTGATGTCATCGTATTTGATCTCAGGAATCACGGCTGGAATCCTGTTGGGGATTTTAAAAACCATACCCTGCCGTCATTTGCGCAGGATTTTGATCCTATCATAAGCGCGATTGATCGTCACTATGGCACCAAGCCGAGTGTGGGGATTTTTCATTCGGTTTCGGCCCTTGCAGCGTTACAGCCCTTTTGCAAACCGGATTTATTTTCGGCGCTCGTCCTTTACGATCCTCCATTGTGCAAGGGCGGAAGGGGATATGCAGAGTTTGAAGCAGCTGCAAATCGCCTTTCCGAGTTGACCCGGATGCGCACAAACAAATTCGCCACCAAGGACAGCTTGGCGGAGATTCTTCCTTACCTTCCGAGTTTTCAGCGGGTTGTTCCAGGGGTTTACGAACTCCTGGCAGAAACTACGTTGCGTGAATCCAAGGATGACAAGGGATATGAATTGTGTTGTCCTCCCAAATACGAGGCGCGGATCATGGAGTTCTCGGGGAATTTTGCCGTACTCGTGGACTTTGAGCACATCCGTTGCCCGGTGAAAGTTCTAGGAGCTGATCCCACATTACCTTACTCTTATTTGCCAACCTTCGATCTGGGTTACGTAGTAAAAATAGATTACGATTTTTTGCCTGAGTCAACACATTTACTCCAGCTCGAACAGCCAGAAAAATGTGCAGAGGCGGTCGTTGAGTTTCTAAAAGCGCACAACCTCATGAGCTGA
- a CDS encoding ABC transporter ATP-binding protein — MKHTVDQSGNISKFSDGYEIEIKNLHKAFGERKILRGVSVCIRRGSTFAVMGGSGTGKSVLLKHMVGLMEPDSGEVWVQGHQVDQLDQSSLNALRLRIGYLFQGGALFDSMTVAENLDFVLRRHSTMSVSERTEQIQEAIAWVNLPHAATQYPAELSGGQKKRIALARAIILSPDILLCDEPTTGLDPVSVRTVSNLIMRLKAERGITTVAITHDLLCAEIIADHAAFLYQGKTLAEGTLDELRASQHPQLREFFG; from the coding sequence ATGAAGCATACCGTCGATCAATCTGGAAACATCTCGAAATTTTCGGACGGATACGAGATCGAGATCAAGAATCTTCATAAGGCATTTGGAGAACGCAAAATTTTGCGGGGCGTGTCGGTTTGCATTCGGCGGGGCAGCACATTCGCAGTTATGGGAGGATCCGGTACGGGAAAGAGTGTCTTGCTAAAGCATATGGTTGGGTTGATGGAACCAGATTCGGGAGAAGTATGGGTTCAGGGACATCAGGTGGATCAATTGGACCAGTCCAGTCTCAACGCACTGCGGCTCCGGATCGGATACTTATTCCAGGGAGGAGCACTGTTCGATTCGATGACGGTGGCAGAGAACCTAGATTTTGTACTGCGTCGGCATAGTACGATGTCCGTCTCGGAGCGTACCGAACAGATCCAGGAGGCCATCGCGTGGGTCAACCTTCCGCATGCAGCCACGCAGTATCCTGCCGAACTGTCAGGTGGACAAAAAAAGCGGATTGCACTTGCCCGTGCGATCATATTAAGTCCCGATATCTTGTTGTGTGATGAGCCTACGACTGGATTGGATCCTGTGAGCGTTCGAACTGTATCCAATCTGATCATGCGGTTGAAAGCAGAACGCGGCATTACCACTGTTGCCATCACCCATGATCTTTTGTGCGCCGAAATCATTGCAGATCATGCTGCGTTTCTCTACCAGGGAAAAACGCTGGCCGAAGGCACACTTGATGAATTGCGTGCAAGCCAGCACCCACAATTGCGTGAATTTTTCGGATGA
- a CDS encoding MCE family protein, producing MSTRIRVGLVVVICLGLLVAILFVVGSQTLLFSDRFLVRSQFNSVAGLSPGADVQFQGVSIGAVQSVTLPSGPEGMIEVTMGIRTRARSILHQDTQAQIKTQGLLGSMIVVLVNPPISGSEPAPLENNDLIVGIDPFDLFEITDKALASVQRFEQSATSFEIIVDDIRAGEGTLGKLIYDPELYNSMVATAQETERLMENLGNDAEALVMLATQATEGVESILGKLDTGSGTFAQLLNEADLYESVQASADTLQEIIIGIGTLTKRAEAMAEWASLGAFRFAELMEAGKHNWLFKRYFEERGFMEQAPFEVREQAIAESFAALETRRQELLALEARLDRRAATLDSLQRQLDQ from the coding sequence ATGTCCACCAGAATCCGTGTCGGTCTTGTTGTAGTTATTTGTTTAGGGCTTCTGGTGGCCATTCTTTTTGTTGTCGGTAGCCAGACGTTACTCTTCAGTGATCGGTTTCTGGTCCGGTCACAGTTTAATTCCGTAGCCGGTCTCAGCCCGGGAGCAGACGTACAGTTCCAGGGAGTGAGTATCGGAGCAGTTCAAAGCGTCACCCTCCCCAGTGGACCGGAGGGGATGATTGAAGTGACCATGGGAATCCGAACGAGAGCCCGCTCAATTCTGCATCAGGATACCCAGGCCCAGATCAAGACTCAGGGACTTCTCGGCAGTATGATCGTGGTGCTGGTAAATCCCCCCATCTCGGGGAGTGAACCCGCCCCGTTGGAGAATAATGATCTGATTGTGGGGATTGACCCCTTCGACCTCTTCGAAATCACCGACAAGGCCCTCGCGTCGGTACAACGGTTTGAACAGTCCGCGACCTCCTTCGAGATTATTGTTGATGATATCCGGGCGGGAGAAGGCACCTTGGGCAAGCTTATCTACGATCCTGAGTTGTATAACAGCATGGTCGCCACCGCACAGGAAACCGAGCGACTCATGGAAAATCTTGGAAATGATGCGGAGGCGCTGGTCATGCTTGCTACACAGGCAACCGAGGGTGTGGAGTCTATCTTGGGGAAGCTTGATACGGGGAGTGGCACATTTGCCCAGCTCTTGAATGAGGCCGACCTGTATGAGTCCGTTCAGGCCAGTGCAGATACACTTCAAGAGATCATCATTGGCATTGGCACGCTGACAAAACGTGCTGAAGCGATGGCGGAATGGGCGTCACTGGGAGCATTCCGATTTGCAGAACTCATGGAGGCCGGGAAGCACAACTGGCTCTTCAAGCGTTATTTTGAAGAGCGGGGGTTTATGGAACAGGCACCGTTTGAGGTGCGAGAACAGGCGATTGCGGAAAGCTTTGCCGCACTTGAGACAAGGAGGCAGGAACTTCTGGCCCTGGAAGCGCGCCTTGACCGGAGGGCAGCGACGCTTGATTCGTTACAGCGGCAACTTGATCAGTAG
- a CDS encoding 4-hydroxy-3-methylbut-2-enyl diphosphate reductase: MPRSFDIPKFYRSPVISVIKTARMAEDPRKKDLSPSLLDFGPVKVWIARNFGFCFGVENAVEIAYRAISDHPDRRLFMLSEMIHNPQVNNDLRRRGMQFLRSSMGEQLISFDTLTPDDIVVIPAFGTTLEIKEELTSLGIDVRTYDTTCPFVEKVWRRSAQIGDKDYTVIIHGKRLHEESRASFSHANKHAPVIVIRDTNDAEDLGKVIRGEKDRTYFYERFADCYSDGFDPDRDLERIGVVNQTTMLVTETQAVTDILRIAIEERYQEEGHFVDTSDTLCYATHENQEAARVMLEQPLDLALVVGGYNSSNTSQIVSLCSSVVPTYFIRGSDEIGAKRIHHYNYPVMEVCTTVDWLPTYRPVSIAITSGASCPDMLVDDVIRKVVAFFEGAASFEEALAPYESVPVPLE, translated from the coding sequence ATGCCACGAAGTTTTGATATACCCAAGTTTTATCGCAGCCCGGTCATCTCGGTGATCAAGACGGCGCGCATGGCTGAAGATCCGCGCAAGAAGGATCTCTCTCCATCGCTCTTGGACTTTGGGCCGGTAAAGGTGTGGATTGCGCGGAATTTTGGGTTTTGTTTTGGGGTGGAGAATGCCGTGGAAATCGCGTATCGTGCAATCTCGGACCATCCCGACCGCCGACTCTTTATGCTATCGGAGATGATCCACAACCCTCAAGTGAATAATGATCTTCGTCGCCGGGGGATGCAGTTTTTGCGCTCAAGTATGGGAGAACAGTTAATCAGCTTCGATACGTTGACACCAGATGATATTGTTGTCATTCCCGCCTTTGGAACCACTTTGGAGATCAAGGAGGAGCTCACCAGTCTCGGGATTGATGTACGCACGTACGATACCACCTGCCCATTCGTAGAAAAAGTCTGGCGTCGGAGTGCTCAGATTGGGGACAAAGATTATACCGTGATTATTCACGGCAAGCGGTTGCATGAGGAGTCGCGTGCATCCTTTTCTCATGCGAACAAGCATGCGCCGGTGATTGTGATTCGGGATACGAACGATGCCGAAGATCTGGGGAAGGTGATTCGGGGTGAGAAAGATCGCACGTATTTCTATGAGCGATTTGCGGACTGCTACAGCGATGGGTTTGATCCAGACCGGGACCTGGAGCGTATTGGCGTCGTGAATCAGACGACAATGTTGGTGACGGAGACGCAGGCAGTGACCGACATCTTAAGGATCGCCATTGAAGAGCGTTATCAGGAAGAAGGACATTTTGTAGATACCAGTGATACACTCTGTTATGCGACGCATGAAAACCAGGAGGCTGCCCGCGTTATGCTAGAGCAACCACTTGATTTGGCGCTGGTTGTCGGGGGATACAACTCCTCAAATACCAGCCAGATTGTGTCGTTGTGCAGCTCGGTTGTTCCAACCTACTTTATACGGGGATCTGACGAGATTGGGGCGAAGCGGATCCATCATTATAACTATCCGGTCATGGAGGTCTGTACGACGGTTGACTGGCTTCCAACCTATCGGCCGGTATCTATTGCGATCACCTCGGGCGCGTCTTGTCCGGACATGCTCGTGGATGATGTAATCCGCAAAGTGGTGGCATTTTTTGAAGGTGCTGCATCGTTTGAGGAGGCTCTGGCCCCATACGAGTCCGTCCCTGTGCCACTTGAATAG
- the tgt gene encoding tRNA guanosine(34) transglycosylase Tgt yields the protein MQFEVSHTSEDARAGTLVTERGTIHTPVFMPVGTLGAVKGLSPRELKQDLDAQIILGNTYHLYLRPGPERITEAGGLHEFMAWDRPILTDSGGFQVYSLASRCKITDEGATFQSHIDGSSHLFTPETVVDFQRTLGSDIMMVLDECPPSGISRSYARKANRRTAAWAERSRTRFQDTESRYGYPQQLFAIVQGSTFEDLRRESAEELVALDFPGYAIGGLSVGEEAEALYAMVRVCCEVLPPDKPRYLMGVGTPANLLEAIGRGVDMFDCVMPTRNGRNGMLFTTQGVINIRNRKWANDYTPLDRGLNTYVSQAFTRAYVRHLFQCNEILGLQISAMQNLALYAWLMRSTRQAIEENRYPSFRREMSLQLSQRL from the coding sequence ATGCAGTTTGAAGTTTCACACACATCAGAGGACGCGCGTGCGGGTACACTTGTGACCGAGCGTGGCACGATTCACACGCCGGTATTCATGCCCGTGGGGACGCTGGGAGCGGTGAAAGGTTTATCTCCACGGGAGCTGAAGCAAGATCTGGATGCACAAATTATTCTTGGAAATACCTACCATCTTTACCTGCGGCCGGGACCAGAGCGGATCACCGAAGCCGGTGGATTACATGAGTTTATGGCATGGGACCGGCCGATCCTCACTGATTCAGGAGGGTTCCAGGTGTACTCATTGGCCAGTCGCTGTAAGATCACGGATGAGGGGGCTACGTTCCAGAGTCATATTGATGGATCCAGCCACCTGTTCACGCCGGAAACGGTCGTGGATTTTCAACGGACGCTAGGGTCCGATATTATGATGGTGCTGGATGAGTGTCCTCCGTCGGGCATTAGCCGGTCGTATGCGCGGAAGGCAAATCGGCGAACGGCTGCGTGGGCTGAACGGAGTCGGACACGGTTCCAGGATACCGAGTCTCGATACGGATATCCGCAGCAGCTTTTTGCAATCGTTCAGGGAAGCACGTTCGAGGACTTGCGGCGCGAATCTGCAGAAGAGCTTGTAGCGTTGGATTTTCCTGGCTACGCGATCGGAGGGTTATCTGTCGGGGAAGAAGCTGAGGCCCTCTACGCAATGGTGCGTGTGTGCTGCGAAGTTCTGCCACCAGATAAACCTAGATACCTGATGGGGGTCGGCACCCCCGCAAACCTGCTTGAAGCAATTGGTCGTGGCGTTGATATGTTCGACTGCGTCATGCCTACGCGCAATGGGCGCAACGGGATGCTCTTTACAACGCAGGGGGTCATCAATATCCGAAATCGTAAATGGGCTAATGATTACACTCCCCTGGACCGTGGTCTGAACACCTATGTCAGTCAGGCATTTACACGGGCATACGTACGGCACTTATTTCAGTGTAATGAGATCCTGGGGTTGCAGATTTCTGCGATGCAGAACCTGGCGCTGTACGCATGGCTGATGCGCAGTACCCGTCAGGCAATCGAAGAAAATCGTTATCCTAGCTTCAGGCGGGAGATGAGTCTGCAGCTTAGCCAGCGGCTGTAG
- a CDS encoding dipeptidase, with product MSSITRALAYSQANQNRFVAELIDLLRIPSISTDPAYSDQVTQTADWLVDHLKGLGVEDAEAIRTNGHPIVVGSITVDPACPTVLVYGHYDVQPPDPLDLWTSPPFEPVIQEGVLYARGACDDKGQMFMHLKALECWMQTAGTPPVNLKFILEGEEESGSASLPGFIESHREELSADVVVISDSSLFAPGIPSITYGLRGMTYVEITLTGPDRDLHSGTYGGAIHNPIHALAALIAGMHDEGHRITIDGFYDRVRPLSDDERRAMSALPFDALAWAQEVGVHTSRTESDYSVLEASTSRPTLDCNGIWGGYIGDGAKTVLPSRASAKISMRLVPDQDPNEIAELMEAWLQERVPESIQLEFRMVHGAQPVLIDRQSDAMAAASRALEEVYARAPYFTRIGGSIPVVADFKHLLGLDSVLMGFGLDSDAIHSPNEHFGLDRFAEGIDAILRFHTHYTSE from the coding sequence ATGAGTTCGATAACAAGAGCATTGGCATATTCACAGGCCAATCAAAATCGTTTTGTAGCGGAACTAATTGACCTGCTTCGCATCCCTTCCATCAGTACGGATCCTGCCTATTCGGATCAGGTCACACAGACTGCTGACTGGTTGGTAGATCATCTGAAGGGTCTGGGTGTAGAGGATGCTGAGGCGATCCGGACCAACGGGCATCCGATTGTGGTTGGGAGCATTACGGTCGATCCGGCGTGTCCCACTGTTTTGGTGTATGGACATTACGATGTTCAGCCGCCGGATCCGCTAGATCTTTGGACCTCACCTCCTTTTGAGCCCGTCATTCAGGAAGGAGTTTTGTATGCGCGCGGTGCCTGCGACGACAAGGGCCAAATGTTTATGCATCTCAAGGCATTGGAGTGCTGGATGCAAACGGCGGGTACACCTCCGGTGAACCTCAAGTTCATTCTTGAAGGGGAAGAAGAATCCGGCTCCGCAAGTCTCCCAGGCTTTATCGAATCGCACAGGGAAGAATTGTCGGCAGATGTGGTGGTGATTTCAGATTCAAGTTTGTTTGCTCCGGGAATTCCCTCCATTACGTACGGGCTTCGGGGAATGACCTATGTAGAGATTACGTTGACAGGTCCAGATCGCGATCTGCATTCGGGCACGTACGGAGGGGCGATCCACAATCCAATTCATGCACTGGCTGCGTTGATTGCAGGGATGCATGATGAAGGCCACCGGATTACGATCGACGGGTTTTATGACCGTGTACGGCCACTTTCCGATGATGAGCGTCGTGCCATGTCAGCTTTGCCATTTGATGCATTGGCCTGGGCCCAGGAAGTCGGAGTCCATACATCACGAACGGAGTCGGATTATTCCGTTTTGGAGGCCTCTACTTCGCGTCCAACCCTTGATTGCAATGGCATCTGGGGTGGCTATATCGGAGATGGTGCCAAAACGGTCCTTCCTTCAAGGGCCAGTGCAAAGATTTCCATGCGGTTGGTGCCAGATCAGGATCCGAATGAGATTGCTGAGTTGATGGAGGCTTGGTTACAGGAGAGAGTTCCCGAATCCATCCAGTTGGAGTTTCGGATGGTCCATGGCGCTCAGCCTGTATTGATTGATCGGCAAAGTGATGCGATGGCCGCTGCATCACGGGCCCTTGAGGAGGTATATGCCCGCGCACCTTATTTCACGCGTATTGGAGGAAGTATCCCGGTTGTGGCTGATTTCAAGCATCTATTGGGATTAGACAGCGTGCTGATGGGGTTTGGGTTGGATTCGGATGCGATCCATTCCCCGAACGAGCATTTTGGGCTTGACCGGTTTGCAGAGGGTATCGACGCGATTCTGCGATTCCATACCCATTATACTTCAGAATAG